Proteins encoded in a region of the Planococcus citri chromosome 1, ihPlaCitr1.1, whole genome shotgun sequence genome:
- the LOC135832486 gene encoding uncharacterized protein LOC135832486 gives MENCYKVQQTVKMFSICKGHTHLSKQLYYFHEGSTMKMFPYLRGRNYFSKKSYYMQETVTTVLSDLRDRVDFPKQVHHTLNFNVKPVFLSLSKCANFSKKVCYMHTKIVNFRTHADFSKQLNFTKKNSNEELGDLVQEWLKRFDSLGRIEATGISGTFNSLLKFNIFGTEWNTECQENFKRLIVRLAEKGDQLLHPNSRAPSKFSSWQVANSLNALSQWNVLNSNVWEGRVHIVNNQIAKVDLFKSVINGLLCRGTWLLENDTIDKFDSQGITNCLRALSKWNIDELEGSRKFISCLVKRGATFTDQFHSVAVSNNLTALSRWNLSDFEGSREFIVQLLKQGTSTDNRFTPLSIAKTLNAMSKWNIEELQGAKEFIIYVMKQGTSMANKFNSMEIAHSLNALSRWNVDKMLEARGFIVHLIKNGDSIIDTFACQGIANSLNAFSKWNIDELQGSKKFIVHLIKRGSSLAGGFKPQEIANSLNALSKWNIYELDGSKHFIVQLVRCGTLKADTFDSFDISSSLNALSKWDIDELDGTREFITRLIKRGRSSINRFNSQSISNNLNALSKWNIDEFEGTREFIIQLLKQGNSSGGRFNIQESTNILNALSKWKIDEFEGAREFIVQTIKRGSSMVSKFNSQNNDNSLSALSISNALNALSKWNIDEIHESKEFIIQLIISGNQICDKFNSLDISTCLNALSKWKVYELQGAKEFINRLIKRGSLIAAEFDSQLVSNCLNALSKWNIDELYGAREFIVELVKQGNSTIEAFNSQSVSNSLNALSKWNIDEFEGSVEFIVRLIQRGNSTIGEFNPQAISNSLFALCKWNVDELQGGREFVIALIKVGSRTVNQFDFRAIANTLNALSQWNIDQFDGTKDFIARLISQGNSTVCDFDAGAVSNSLNALSKWETENLLGAEEFVADLMKQKN, from the coding sequence ATGGAAAATTGTTACAAAGTTCAGCAAAcggtaaaaatgttttctatCTGCAAAGGCCATACACATCTGTCGAAGCAGTTATATTACTTCCATGAAGGTAGCACGATGAAGATGTTTCCTTATCTTCGAGGCCGTAattacttctcaaaaaaatcgtattacATGCAAGAAACAGTAACAACAGTGCTGTCTGACTTACGAGATCGTGTTGATTTTCCTAAACAAGTTCATCATACTCTTAATTTTAATGTGAAACCGGTGTTTCTTAGCTTATCAAAGTGcgctaatttttccaaaaaagtatgTTACATGCACACGAAAATCGTTAACTTCAGAACACACGCGGATTTCTCCAAGCAGTTaaattttacgaagaaaaaCTCGAACGAGGAGCTTGGTGATTTGGTGCAAGAATGGCTTAAACGTTTCGATTCTCTGGGCAGAATTGAGGCTACCGGAATTTCTGGAACGTTCAAtagtttattaaaattcaatatttttggtaCCGAGTGGAACACTGAATgtcaagaaaatttcaaacggtTAATCGTTAGATTGGCGGAGAAAGGAGATCAATTATTACATCCAAATAGCCGAGCTCCTTCTAAATTTAGCTCTTGGCAAGTTGCTAATAGTTTGAATGCGTTATCCCAATGGAATGTTTTGAATAGCAATGTATGGGAAGGTCGTGTTCACATTGTCAACAATCAAATTGCCAAGGTTGATTTATTTAAATCTGTCATTAATGGATTGTTATGCCGAGGAACTTGGCTACTGGAAAACGATACAATTGATAAATTCGATTCTCAAGGTATTACCAATTGTCTGAGGGCTCTATCGAAATGGAATATCGACGAGCTCGAAGGATCCAGGAAGTTTATCAGTTGTTTAGTGAAACGAGGCGCCACATTTACCGATCAGTTTCACTCTGTGGCTGTTTCTAACAACTTGACTGCTTTGTCTAGGTGGAATTTGAGCGATTTCGAAGGATCCAGAGAATTCATCGTTCAGTTGCTCAAACAAGGAACATCGACTGATAACAGATTCACTCCCCTGAGTATCGCCAAAACTTTGAACGCAATGTCCAAATGGAACATCGAAGAATTGCAAGGCGCCAAGGAGTTTATAATTTATGTAATGAAACAAGGAACTTCGATGGCCAATAAATTCAATTCCATGGAGATTGCGCACAGTTTGAACGCTCTATCCAGGTGGAATGTCGACAAGATGCTAGAGGCTAGAGGTTTTATTgttcatttaattaaaaatggagATTCTATCATCGATACATTCGCTTGCCAAGGTATTGCCAACAGTTTAAATGCATTTTCCAAATGGAACATTGATGAATTGCAGGGTTCTAAAAAGTTCATTGTTCATTTGATAAAACGAGGAAGCTCATTAGCTGGAGGTTTCAAACCTCAGGAGATTGCCAATAGCTTGAACGCATTGTCCAAATGGAATATTTACGAGTTGGATGGAAGTAAACACTTCATCGTTCAATTGGTGAGATGTGGAACTCTGAAAGCTGACACATTCGACTCGTTTGACATTTCTAGCTCTTTAAATGCCCTTTCTAAATGGGATATTGATGAATTAGACGGAACCAGGGAATTTATCACTCGATTAATAAAACGTGGTCGCTCGTCAATCAATAGATTCAATTCACAGAGTATTTCCAACAACTTGAACGCTCTCAGTAAGTGGAATATCGATGAATTCGAAGGAACCAGAGAGTTCATCATCCAGCTACTAAAGCAAGGCAATTCCTCAGGTGGCAGATTCAATATTCAGGAGAGTACAAATATCCTAAATGCTCTATCGAAGTGGAAAATCGACGAGTTCGAAGGAGCTAGAGAATTCATTGTTCAGACGATCAAACGAGGGAGCTCGATGGTTAGCAAATTTAATTCGCAAAATAACGACAACAGTTTGAGTGCTTTGTCAATATCAAATGCCTTGAACGCGCTTTCTAAATGGAATATCGATGAAATCCATGAATCCAAAGAGTTCATTATCCAGTTGATAATTTCCGGTAATCAAATTTGCGATAAATTCAACTCTCTTGATATTTCCACCTGTTTAAATGCCTTATCTAAATGGAAAGTCTATGAATTACAAGGAGCTAAAGAatttattaatcgattaatcaaacgAGGCAGTTTAATAGCTGCTGAATTCGATTCTCAACTTGTTTCTAATTGCTTGAACGCTTTATCCAAGTGGAATATCGATGAATTATACGGAGCCAGAGAATTTATTGTTGAGTTGGTGAAACAAGGAAATTCAACAATCGAAGCATTTAATTCTCAATCTGTTTCCAATAGTTTAAACGCATTGTCCAAATGGAATATTGACGAATTCGAAGGATCGGTAGAATTCATTGTTCGATTAATACAACGAGGAAATTCAACTATTGGGGAATTCAATCCTCAAGCTATTTCCAACAGTTTGTTCGCTTTGTGCAAGTGGAACGTCGACGAGTTACAAGGAGGCAGAGAGTTTGTCATTGCGTTGATTAAAGTAGGTAGTCGAACGGTCAATCAATTCGATTTTCGAGCTATAGCTAATACCTTGAATGCTCTATCTCAGTGGAACATTGATCAGTTCGATGGGACGAAAGATTTCATTGCTAGGTTAATTAGTCAAGGGAATTCAACAGTTTGCGATTTTGATGCGGGTGCTGTTTCCAATAGTTTGAATGCTTTGTCTAAATGGGAAACTGAAAACTTGCTAGGTGCTGAAGAATTCGTGGCTGATTTAATGAAGCAGAAAAACTGA